A window of the Pangasianodon hypophthalmus isolate fPanHyp1 chromosome 12, fPanHyp1.pri, whole genome shotgun sequence genome harbors these coding sequences:
- the LOC113524867 gene encoding dual specificity protein phosphatase 13, with protein sequence MAAGRNKRKEYLSVKDLEKVLDSCTLDLHQIDEVWPNLYISNVRIAQNRTTLQRLGITHILNAAHSKRGSIGDQNFYGTSFVYCGIPAEDSSHFDLDVYFRPAADFIHKGLKTADGKVLVHCIMGMSRSSSLVLAYLMLYHHMSLRSAIQRLVQKRAIYPNRNFLALLLDLDLQLKRKRKTCILL encoded by the exons atggcagCTGGAAGAAACAAGAGGAAGGAGTATTTGTCAGTAAAGGACCTGGAGAAAGTTTTGGACTCCTGCACTCTGGATCTGCACCAAATAGATGAAGTCTGGCCAAATCTGTACATCAGTAATGt GAGAATCGCTCAGAACAGGACGACGCTGCAGCGGCTCGGCATCACACACATCCTGAACGCCGCACACTCCAAACGCGGCAGCATCGGGGACCAAAACTTCTACGGCACGAGCTTTGTTTACTGCGGGATCCCAGCGGAAGACTCGTCTCATTTCGACCTGGACGTTTACTTCAGACCTGCTGCAGATTTCATACACAAAGGCCTGAAAACTGCGGATG GGAAGGTGCTGGTgcattgcattatgggtatgAGCCGGTCGTCCTCATTAGTGCTGGCGTACCTGATGCTGTATCACCACATGTCTCTGCGCTCAGCCATCCAGCGCCTCGTCCAGAAACGAGCCATCTACCCCAACAGGAACTTCCTGGCTCTGCTGCTCGACCTCGACCTGCAGCTGAAGAGGAAACGCAAAACCTGCATCCtgctgtaa